Proteins found in one Clostridia bacterium genomic segment:
- the map gene encoding type I methionyl aminopeptidase → MISIKSPREIELMRIAGRIVAETHERLREVIRPGITTMELDTIAEAYIRKSGGIPSFKGYNGFPASICSSVNEQVVHGMPGPIVLKDGDIIGIDIGAIYDGYHGDAARSYGIGQIDDELKRLLRVTEESFFKGIEYALSGNRLSDISHAIQKHVELNGFSIVRDFVGHGIGTSMHEEPQIPNYGLPNKGPRLVVGMALAIEPMVNQGKYAVKVLKDGWTVVTADGMPSAHYENTIVITNGEPEILTLL, encoded by the coding sequence ATGATAAGTATAAAATCTCCTAGAGAAATTGAACTGATGCGAATCGCAGGCAGAATAGTTGCGGAGACCCATGAACGCTTAAGAGAGGTAATTAGACCTGGCATTACTACAATGGAACTCGATACAATTGCAGAAGCATATATAAGAAAAAGTGGAGGGATACCTTCATTTAAAGGTTATAATGGATTTCCTGCCAGCATATGTTCATCTGTAAATGAACAGGTTGTACACGGCATGCCGGGTCCCATAGTGTTAAAGGATGGCGATATAATAGGCATCGATATTGGGGCTATTTATGACGGTTACCACGGGGATGCAGCCCGATCCTATGGGATAGGGCAGATAGACGATGAATTGAAAAGGCTTTTAAGGGTGACCGAAGAAAGCTTCTTCAAAGGGATTGAATATGCACTGTCCGGTAACCGGCTGTCGGATATCTCTCATGCGATACAAAAGCATGTGGAGTTAAACGGATTTTCCATAGTTCGGGATTTTGTCGGTCATGGAATTGGAACCAGCATGCATGAAGAGCCACAGATACCTAATTACGGGCTGCCTAACAAAGGGCCTCGACTTGTAGTCGGTATGGCACTTGCCATTGAGCCCATGGTGAATCAGGGCAAATATGCCGTTAAAGTTCTAAAAGACGGTTGGACAGTAGTAACTGCTGATGGAATGCCATCAGCACATTATGAAAACACAATTGTTATAACCAATGGCGAGCCGGAGATATTAACGCTTTTGTAG
- a CDS encoding adenylate kinase, with product MRIVLLGSPGSGKGTQASRIEKKYSIPHISTGDIFRDNISRNTPIGVEAKKYIEKGLLVPDDLTLEIVENRFLEDDCKEGFLLDGFPRTLIQALALDKELEIIAKKLRAVVNLEVSDKTIIERMTNRRVCSNCGENYNLCFYRPVLDEICDKCGGKLYTREDDKIETVENRLNVYKNQTFPLIDYYNKKGILVTVNGEQYADKVFDDIIKALERFE from the coding sequence ATGAGGATAGTGTTGTTAGGTTCTCCAGGGTCCGGTAAAGGTACCCAGGCGAGCCGGATAGAAAAAAAGTATTCAATACCTCACATATCCACTGGGGATATATTTAGAGACAACATTAGTAGAAATACCCCAATAGGTGTAGAAGCAAAGAAGTATATTGAGAAAGGCCTATTGGTTCCCGACGATTTGACTCTCGAGATAGTAGAAAATAGATTTCTTGAAGATGATTGCAAAGAAGGATTCCTACTGGATGGTTTCCCAAGAACTTTGATTCAGGCGTTAGCCTTAGACAAAGAGCTTGAAATTATAGCAAAAAAGCTTCGTGCAGTTGTAAACCTGGAGGTATCTGATAAAACAATTATTGAAAGAATGACCAACAGGAGAGTCTGCAGTAATTGTGGCGAGAACTATAACTTATGCTTTTACAGACCCGTATTGGATGAAATTTGTGACAAGTGCGGAGGAAAGCTGTATACACGAGAAGATGACAAGATAGAAACGGTCGAAAACCGTTTGAATGTATATAAGAACCAGACATTTCCTCTTATAGATTATTACAATAAAAAGGGTATTCTAGTTACAGTAAATGGTGAGCAATATGCCGATAAAGTATTTGACGATATAATTAAAGCATTGGAGCGATTTGAATGA
- the secY gene encoding preprotein translocase subunit SecY, producing the protein MFNTIRNAWKIPDLRFKMLFTLGMLIIYRLGSFIPVPGMNTDALAQLIDSGGLLGFFDVISGGAFKNFAVFAMNITPYINATIIMQLLTIAIPSLEALAKEGEDGRRKIAQYTRYGTVVLALIQALALAYGLRGYLLRTDTASILLVALSLTAGTAFLMWLGEQINERGIGNGISLIIFAGIVSRIPLGVTKLISLYKAKTTNLIEIVLFVVFAILIIMGVVLIQEGQRRIPVQYAKRVVGRRMYGGQSTHIPLKVNQAGVIPVIFAMSLIAFPGQIAQFFPNSGAYRFFNTYFNWGTWGHGILYAFLIIGFTYFYTAVTFNPIEVSNNIKKYGGFIPGIRPGKPTSDFITKSLNRITLVGAFFLAFIAIVPIFLMNFTGIKVYFGSTSLLIVVGVAMDFVKQIEAQMVMRNYQGFLK; encoded by the coding sequence GTGTTTAACACAATAAGAAATGCTTGGAAGATACCAGATCTGAGATTCAAAATGCTTTTCACACTCGGAATGCTTATTATATACAGACTGGGAAGCTTCATTCCTGTACCTGGTATGAATACCGATGCTCTAGCACAGCTTATTGATAGCGGAGGTTTACTCGGATTCTTCGATGTTATTTCAGGTGGAGCATTTAAAAACTTTGCTGTATTTGCAATGAACATAACACCTTATATTAATGCAACCATTATAATGCAGCTTCTAACTATAGCTATTCCTAGTCTTGAAGCTCTCGCCAAGGAAGGCGAAGATGGACGAAGAAAGATAGCACAGTATACAAGATATGGTACAGTTGTGCTGGCACTTATCCAGGCTCTGGCTTTAGCTTATGGACTTAGGGGATATCTTCTGAGAACAGATACTGCATCAATATTGCTGGTTGCACTTTCACTTACAGCTGGAACTGCATTCCTGATGTGGCTCGGTGAGCAGATAAACGAAAGAGGTATCGGAAATGGTATATCTCTCATAATCTTTGCAGGTATAGTTTCAAGAATCCCGTTGGGAGTTACGAAGCTTATCTCTCTTTACAAGGCAAAAACAACTAATCTCATTGAGATAGTGCTTTTCGTGGTATTTGCAATACTTATAATCATGGGTGTTGTACTTATACAGGAAGGCCAGAGAAGAATACCTGTACAGTATGCAAAGAGAGTTGTTGGTAGAAGAATGTACGGCGGACAGAGCACTCATATTCCGCTCAAAGTAAACCAAGCCGGAGTTATACCGGTTATATTCGCAATGTCGTTAATAGCGTTCCCAGGTCAGATTGCACAGTTCTTTCCGAATTCTGGTGCATATAGGTTCTTCAACACATATTTCAATTGGGGAACTTGGGGCCATGGAATACTATACGCATTCCTTATTATTGGATTTACATACTTCTACACAGCAGTTACCTTCAACCCAATAGAAGTATCCAATAACATCAAGAAGTATGGCGGATTCATACCGGGAATTAGACCTGGAAAACCAACTTCCGATTTCATAACAAAATCATTAAACAGAATAACATTAGTAGGTGCATTTTTCCTCGCTTTTATCGCTATAGTACCTATATTCCTTATGAACTTCACTGGTATCAAGGTGTATTTCGGAAGTACTTCACTGCTTATCGTTGTTGGTGTTGCTATGGACTTTGTAAAGCAGATTGAGGCACAGATGGTAATGAGGAATTATCAAGGTTTCTTGAAATAG
- the rplO gene encoding 50S ribosomal protein L15 has protein sequence MKLHELKPAEGSTKSKKRIGRGTASGQGKSAGKGQKGQNSRSGGGVRLGFEGGQMPLYRRLPKIGFTNIFRKEYAVVNLSDLERFDNGTVVNPEMLKEVGLVKAMLSGVKILGNGDLTKNLTVQAHKFSKTAADKIAAAGGKVEVV, from the coding sequence ATGAAATTACACGAACTTAAACCTGCAGAAGGTTCTACCAAATCAAAGAAGAGAATTGGTAGAGGTACAGCTTCCGGTCAGGGCAAGAGCGCAGGCAAAGGTCAAAAAGGGCAGAATTCTAGATCTGGCGGCGGAGTAAGGCTTGGTTTCGAAGGCGGACAGATGCCTCTATATAGAAGACTTCCAAAGATTGGTTTCACGAATATATTCAGAAAAGAATATGCCGTTGTTAACCTCAGTGACCTCGAAAGATTCGACAACGGAACAGTTGTCAATCCTGAAATGTTAAAAGAAGTAGGCTTGGTAAAAGCAATGCTTAGCGGAGTTAAGATACTGGGCAATGGCGACCTTACAAAGAATTTGACAGTACAGGCACATAAATTCAGCAAAACAGCTGCAGACAAAATCGCAGCAGCAGGAGGAAAGGTAGAGGTGGTATAA
- the rpmD gene encoding 50S ribosomal protein L30 codes for MAKIRVKLVKSIIGRKDDQIATVKALGLKKLNSEVEHEATPQIRGMVQKVIHLVEVKEM; via the coding sequence TTGGCTAAGATAAGAGTTAAATTAGTAAAGAGTATAATTGGAAGAAAAGATGACCAAATCGCAACAGTAAAAGCTTTGGGACTCAAAAAGCTTAACAGCGAAGTAGAACATGAAGCTACACCTCAGATAAGAGGTATGGTACAGAAGGTTATACATTTGGTTGAAGTAAAGGAAATGTAA
- the rpsE gene encoding 30S ribosomal protein S5, with product MQPIDASKLDLKEKVVAINRVAKVVKGGRNFRFSAIVVVGDLNGYVGVGTGKSVEIPEAIRKGIEDAKKNLVKVAIVGTTIPHEIIGVSGSGTVLLMPAKEGTGVIAGGPARAVLELAGIKDIRTKSLRSNNPRNMVNATIQGLASLKTIEDVAKLRGKTVEEILG from the coding sequence ATGCAGCCAATAGATGCAAGTAAACTTGACCTTAAGGAAAAGGTTGTTGCTATAAATCGAGTTGCTAAGGTTGTTAAAGGCGGTAGAAACTTCAGATTCAGCGCCATAGTAGTTGTTGGAGACTTAAATGGCTATGTTGGAGTTGGCACCGGAAAATCAGTAGAAATACCTGAAGCAATTAGAAAAGGTATCGAAGATGCCAAGAAGAATCTTGTAAAGGTAGCTATAGTTGGAACTACAATACCTCATGAGATTATCGGAGTTTCTGGCTCAGGCACAGTGCTTCTGATGCCGGCAAAAGAAGGTACTGGTGTTATAGCTGGAGGTCCAGCCCGTGCGGTTCTTGAACTGGCAGGGATAAAGGATATCAGAACAAAATCCTTAAGATCAAACAATCCAAGAAATATGGTAAACGCTACAATCCAAGGGCTGGCTTCATTAAAAACTATTGAAGATGTAGCAAAGCTCAGAGGTAAAACCGTTGAAGAGATATTAGGCTAG
- the rplR gene encoding 50S ribosomal protein L18 has product MITKDSKNSTRLKRHLRVRKKLEGTTERPRLNVYRSLNNIYAQIIDDVKGVTLVSASTLDKELKDNPGHGGNKGAAKAVGELVAKKALEAGIKLVVFDRGGYIYHGRVKELADAAREAGLEF; this is encoded by the coding sequence GTGATAACTAAAGACAGTAAGAACAGCACTAGGCTGAAAAGACATTTAAGGGTGAGAAAGAAGCTTGAAGGGACAACAGAAAGACCAAGATTGAATGTCTATAGAAGCCTTAATAACATATATGCTCAGATAATTGATGACGTAAAGGGTGTTACTTTAGTATCAGCCTCAACTCTGGATAAAGAGTTAAAGGATAATCCAGGTCATGGCGGAAACAAAGGAGCAGCTAAAGCGGTTGGCGAATTAGTAGCAAAGAAGGCCCTTGAAGCTGGCATTAAGTTGGTTGTTTTCGACAGAGGCGGATATATATATCACGGAAGAGTTAAGGAACTGGCTGATGCAGCAAGAGAAGCCGGATTGGAATTCTAG
- the rplF gene encoding 50S ribosomal protein L6, producing MSRIGRLPISIPQGVEVKIADDNTVSVKGPKGQLVRKMNEDINIAIEDGKVIVTRPSDQKMHRALHGLTRALVNNMVEGVSKGFERILEINGVGYRAAKAGKKLTLTMGYSHPVEMDDPEGITTEVPAPNRIVIKGSDKEKVGIHAANIRQVRKPEPYLGKGIKYSDEVIRRKEGKTGKK from the coding sequence ATGTCACGTATAGGAAGATTACCAATATCAATTCCCCAGGGAGTTGAGGTAAAAATAGCTGATGACAATACGGTTTCAGTTAAGGGACCAAAGGGTCAGCTTGTTAGAAAGATGAATGAAGATATTAATATAGCAATTGAAGACGGCAAGGTAATAGTTACAAGACCTTCCGATCAAAAAATGCACAGAGCGCTGCATGGGCTTACAAGAGCACTTGTAAATAACATGGTTGAAGGCGTTTCAAAAGGATTCGAAAGAATACTTGAAATAAACGGTGTTGGTTACAGAGCTGCTAAAGCTGGAAAGAAGCTTACACTTACAATGGGTTACTCACACCCTGTTGAAATGGATGATCCGGAAGGGATAACAACTGAGGTTCCGGCTCCAAACAGAATAGTTATAAAGGGTTCAGACAAGGAAAAGGTTGGAATACACGCTGCTAATATCAGACAGGTAAGAAAACCTGAACCTTATCTAGGAAAAGGAATCAAGTACTCTGATGAAGTAATCAGACGTAAAGAAGGTAAAACAGGTAAGAAATAA
- the rpsH gene encoding 30S ribosomal protein S8, whose translation MVTTDPIADMLTRIRNANIVKHDTVNIPTSIMKKAIAQILLDEGYIKGYEIVEDGIMSVIKIGLKYGSNKQKVITGLKRISKPGLKVYAKNEDIPKVLGGLGIAIISTSKGIMTDKSARLQGVGGEVLCYVW comes from the coding sequence ATGGTTACAACTGATCCAATTGCTGATATGCTAACCAGAATCAGGAATGCTAATATAGTTAAACACGATACTGTTAATATTCCTACTTCAATAATGAAGAAGGCTATTGCGCAGATCCTGCTTGATGAAGGATATATAAAGGGTTACGAGATAGTTGAAGACGGAATTATGAGCGTAATCAAAATAGGCCTTAAATATGGATCAAACAAGCAGAAGGTTATTACAGGCTTAAAGAGAATAAGCAAACCGGGACTTAAAGTGTATGCAAAGAATGAAGATATACCAAAGGTACTTGGAGGACTAGGCATAGCAATCATTTCAACATCCAAGGGGATAATGACAGACAAGAGTGCAAGACTCCAGGGCGTTGGCGGAGAAGTGCTTTGCTACGTTTGGTAA
- a CDS encoding type Z 30S ribosomal protein S14, which produces MAKKSMLLKQQATPKYKTRAYTRCRICGRPHSVLRKFGICRICFRELAYKGQIPGVKKASW; this is translated from the coding sequence GTGGCTAAAAAGTCAATGTTATTAAAGCAGCAGGCAACACCAAAGTATAAGACCAGAGCATATACAAGATGCAGAATATGTGGAAGACCACACTCTGTTTTGAGAAAGTTTGGTATCTGCCGTATTTGCTTCAGAGAATTGGCGTACAAAGGACAAATACCAGGTGTTAAGAAAGCTAGCTGGTAA
- the rplE gene encoding 50S ribosomal protein L5 — MARLKEKFLKEVAPAMMQKFQYKSVMQIPKLEKVVINMGLGDTKDNAKGLDAAVSELGTITGQKPVVTKARKSVAAFKVRQGMSIGAKVTLRGEQMYEFVDKLLNVALPRVRDFRGVSAKAFDGRGNYSLGIKEQIIFPEIEYEKIDKVRGMDIIFVTTAETDEEARELLKLLGMPYAS, encoded by the coding sequence ATGGCCAGACTAAAAGAGAAATTCCTGAAAGAAGTAGCTCCTGCGATGATGCAGAAGTTTCAATATAAGAGCGTTATGCAGATACCAAAGCTTGAGAAGGTAGTAATAAATATGGGTTTGGGAGATACTAAGGACAATGCCAAAGGCCTTGATGCCGCAGTATCAGAGCTTGGAACAATAACAGGCCAGAAACCAGTTGTTACAAAAGCAAGAAAGTCAGTTGCAGCGTTCAAAGTTAGACAGGGAATGTCAATCGGTGCGAAGGTTACACTTCGCGGTGAGCAGATGTATGAATTCGTTGACAAACTGCTTAATGTGGCTCTTCCTAGAGTAAGAGACTTCAGAGGGGTATCAGCAAAGGCTTTTGACGGAAGAGGAAACTATTCCCTTGGAATAAAGGAACAAATCATATTCCCTGAAATAGAGTATGAAAAAATTGACAAAGTAAGGGGTATGGACATTATATTTGTGACCACAGCCGAGACTGACGAGGAAGCAAGGGAACTCCTGAAACTCCTCGGAATGCCTTATGCAAGCTAG
- the rplX gene encoding 50S ribosomal protein L24, translating into MANAEVKKLHVKKGDTVVVISGKDKGKKAKVLAALPKVDKVLCEGINMNKKHKKPGKGMQQGGIIHQESPIFSSKVMLWCGKCEKGVRLGHRILDDNSKVRYCKSCGEVLDK; encoded by the coding sequence ATGGCAAATGCAGAAGTTAAAAAGTTGCACGTTAAAAAGGGAGATACAGTAGTGGTAATCTCCGGCAAGGACAAAGGCAAAAAAGCTAAAGTGCTTGCAGCCTTACCAAAGGTAGATAAAGTACTTTGTGAAGGTATCAACATGAACAAGAAGCACAAGAAACCCGGCAAGGGCATGCAGCAGGGCGGTATAATACACCAGGAGTCACCAATATTCAGTTCTAAGGTTATGCTTTGGTGCGGAAAATGCGAAAAAGGCGTTAGATTAGGACACAGAATACTTGATGATAATTCAAAGGTTAGATACTGCAAGAGCTGCGGTGAAGTATTAGATAAATAA
- the rplN gene encoding 50S ribosomal protein L14 — protein sequence MIQQETRLNVADNSGAKELLCIRVMGGSMRRYGNIGDIIVASVKDATPGGVVKKGDVVKAVIVRTVKGMRRPDGSYIRFDDNAAVIIKDDKQPKGTRIFGPVARELREKDFMKIISLAPEVL from the coding sequence ATGATTCAACAAGAAACGCGTTTAAACGTTGCAGATAATTCCGGAGCAAAGGAGCTTCTGTGCATACGTGTAATGGGTGGTTCCATGAGAAGATATGGAAACATTGGAGATATAATAGTTGCTTCTGTTAAAGACGCAACACCAGGCGGTGTTGTTAAAAAGGGAGACGTTGTAAAAGCCGTTATCGTTAGAACTGTAAAGGGTATGAGACGTCCCGATGGAAGCTATATAAGATTCGATGACAATGCAGCAGTTATCATTAAGGACGACAAGCAACCAAAAGGAACCCGTATATTCGGGCCTGTTGCAAGAGAACTTCGTGAAAAGGATTTTATGAAAATAATATCCCTTGCACCTGAAGTGCTTTAA
- the rpsQ gene encoding 30S ribosomal protein S17: MDRKNRKTRLGKVVSDKMDKTIVVAIETLVRHPLYGKSMKRTTKFKAHDENNECKMGDKVRIMETRPLSKDKRWRLVEIIEKAK, from the coding sequence TTGGATAGAAAGAATAGAAAGACCAGATTAGGCAAGGTCGTAAGTGATAAGATGGATAAGACAATAGTTGTAGCTATTGAAACACTGGTTCGTCATCCGCTTTACGGCAAATCAATGAAGAGAACAACAAAATTTAAAGCACACGATGAAAATAACGAGTGCAAAATGGGCGATAAAGTAAGAATTATGGAAACAAGGCCTTTAAGCAAAGATAAAAGATGGAGACTTGTTGAAATAATCGAGAAAGCTAAGTAA
- the rpmC gene encoding 50S ribosomal protein L29 yields the protein MKANKVRDLSVNELEQKLVELKGELFNLRFQMATGQLENPIRVRDVRKSIARIKTILREKELKSV from the coding sequence ATGAAAGCTAACAAAGTTCGAGATTTGTCAGTAAATGAATTGGAACAGAAGTTGGTTGAGTTAAAAGGAGAGCTTTTTAATCTTAGATTTCAAATGGCTACAGGACAGCTTGAAAATCCGATAAGGGTAAGAGATGTTAGGAAATCTATAGCTAGAATAAAAACCATCCTTAGAGAAAAAGAACTTAAGTCCGTATAG
- the rplP gene encoding 50S ribosomal protein L16, which produces MLMPKRVKHRKQMRGNMRGKATRGNVIAYGEFGLQATEPGWITSNQIEAARQAMTRYTKRGGKIWIKIFPDKPVTQKPAETRMGSGKGAPEHWVAVVKPGRVLFEMAGVEEEVAREALRLAVHKLPIRCKFVTRQETDEMVGDANES; this is translated from the coding sequence ATGTTAATGCCAAAAAGAGTAAAGCACCGTAAGCAGATGAGAGGCAACATGAGAGGTAAGGCAACAAGAGGCAACGTTATAGCGTATGGTGAATTTGGACTTCAGGCTACGGAACCAGGTTGGATTACAAGCAACCAGATTGAGGCAGCCAGACAGGCAATGACAAGATACACAAAAAGAGGCGGTAAGATCTGGATAAAGATATTCCCGGATAAGCCAGTAACACAGAAGCCTGCTGAAACTCGTATGGGTTCCGGTAAAGGTGCTCCAGAGCACTGGGTAGCTGTTGTAAAGCCGGGCAGAGTATTATTTGAGATGGCGGGGGTTGAGGAAGAAGTAGCTAGAGAAGCTCTTAGGCTTGCAGTGCACAAACTTCCTATCAGGTGTAAGTTTGTAACCCGCCAGGAAACTGATGAAATGGTTGGTGATGCAAATGAAAGCTAA
- the rpsC gene encoding 30S ribosomal protein S3 produces the protein MGQKVNPHGLRVGIIKDWDTKWYADKKQFADFLIEDNKIREFLKPRLYASGVSRIEIERTAGKIKVNIHVAKPGMVIGKGGAGIEELKKALEKLTSNKGVSINITEIKTAEMDAQLVAENIAAQLEKRISFRRAMKQSMQRTMRMGAKGIKTMCAGRLGGAEIARSEWYREGTIPLQTLRADIDYGFAEANTTFGKIGVKVWIYKGEVLPQAKTRNIEPAKLNVAATEGGEA, from the coding sequence GTGGGTCAAAAGGTAAATCCACACGGTCTTAGAGTTGGTATCATTAAAGATTGGGACACAAAATGGTACGCAGATAAGAAGCAGTTTGCAGATTTTCTAATAGAAGATAACAAAATAAGAGAATTTTTGAAACCGAGGCTTTATGCTTCCGGAGTTTCAAGGATTGAAATAGAAAGAACCGCTGGAAAGATAAAGGTTAACATACACGTTGCAAAACCAGGTATGGTAATCGGAAAAGGCGGAGCTGGAATCGAAGAGCTTAAGAAAGCTTTAGAAAAACTCACAAGCAATAAGGGTGTTTCAATAAACATCACAGAAATAAAGACAGCGGAAATGGATGCTCAGCTTGTAGCTGAAAACATAGCAGCACAGCTGGAGAAGAGAATATCATTCAGAAGAGCAATGAAGCAGTCAATGCAGAGAACAATGAGAATGGGCGCAAAGGGTATAAAGACCATGTGTGCAGGTCGTCTCGGCGGCGCTGAAATTGCAAGAAGCGAATGGTACCGTGAAGGAACAATTCCTCTACAGACTTTGAGAGCCGATATAGATTATGGATTCGCAGAGGCAAATACAACCTTTGGGAAAATAGGTGTTAAGGTCTGGATATATAAAGGGGAGGTTCTTCCACAAGCCAAAACTCGTAATATCGAGCCGGCTAAGCTGAATGTAGCAGCTACGGAAGGAGGAGAAGCATAA
- the rplV gene encoding 50S ribosomal protein L22, whose protein sequence is MEAKAKIMHIRISSRKVNIVINLIRGKKVGDAFAILKHTPKAASAIMEKLLKSAVANAENNFNMNVDKLYISEAYATQGPTLKRFMARAMGRGVSILKRTSHITLAVKEKE, encoded by the coding sequence GTGGAAGCTAAGGCTAAAATTATGCATATTAGAATTTCCTCGAGAAAGGTTAATATAGTTATAAATTTAATTAGAGGCAAAAAGGTTGGAGACGCATTTGCAATATTAAAGCATACTCCAAAAGCTGCATCAGCGATAATGGAAAAACTTTTAAAATCAGCAGTGGCTAACGCCGAGAACAACTTCAACATGAATGTAGACAAATTGTATATTTCAGAGGCTTATGCCACTCAGGGACCTACACTTAAGAGATTTATGGCAAGGGCAATGGGTAGAGGCGTAAGTATACTCAAGAGAACAAGCCATATAACATTGGCGGTTAAGGAAAAAGAGTGA
- the rpsS gene encoding 30S ribosomal protein S19: MSRSTKKGPFVDVKLLNKIIDMNKANKKVVLKTWSRSSTIFPEMVGHTLAVYDGRKHVPVYMTEDMVGHKLGEFAPTRTFRGHGHHTERSSALK; the protein is encoded by the coding sequence ATGAGCCGCTCAACAAAAAAAGGACCTTTTGTAGATGTAAAATTATTAAATAAAATTATAGATATGAATAAGGCAAACAAGAAGGTTGTGCTTAAGACCTGGTCAAGGAGTTCAACAATATTTCCTGAAATGGTTGGTCATACCCTCGCGGTATATGATGGCAGGAAGCACGTTCCTGTATACATGACAGAGGATATGGTTGGTCACAAGCTGGGTGAATTTGCTCCCACCAGAACTTTCAGAGGCCATGGACATCACACAGAAAGGTCCTCAGCTCTGAAATAG
- the rplB gene encoding 50S ribosomal protein L2, which yields MAIKKYNPTSPARRNMTVSTFEEITKTEPEKSLVEILKSKAGRNNQGKITVRHQGGGHKRKYRVIDFKRDKVDVSATVSAIEYDPNRSANIALLTYVDGEKRYIIAPNGLKVGDSVISSTTADIKVGNALPLKNIPVGTIIHNIELKAGKGAQLVRSAGNSAQLMAKEGDYAQVRLPSTEVRMIRIECKATIGQVGNLDHENISMGSAGRNRHLGWRPTVRGSVMNPVDHPHGGGEGRSPIGRPGPVTPWGKPTLGYKTRNKKKSSSKFIVKRRNTK from the coding sequence ATGGCAATTAAAAAGTATAATCCGACTTCTCCAGCTAGACGTAACATGACGGTTTCAACCTTTGAAGAAATAACTAAAACAGAACCGGAGAAGTCCCTGGTTGAAATATTAAAAAGTAAAGCTGGAAGAAACAATCAAGGTAAAATTACAGTTAGACATCAAGGCGGCGGACATAAGAGAAAGTACAGAGTAATTGACTTCAAGAGAGACAAGGTTGATGTATCGGCTACCGTTTCAGCAATAGAGTACGATCCAAACAGATCGGCTAACATAGCACTTCTTACTTATGTTGATGGCGAAAAGAGATATATCATAGCCCCTAATGGCCTTAAAGTAGGAGATTCAGTTATATCATCAACTACTGCTGATATAAAGGTTGGCAATGCATTACCGCTTAAGAACATACCTGTAGGTACAATAATCCACAATATAGAGCTTAAGGCAGGCAAAGGAGCTCAGCTGGTAAGATCAGCAGGTAACTCTGCTCAGCTTATGGCCAAAGAAGGGGATTATGCTCAGGTAAGACTGCCATCCACTGAAGTTAGAATGATAAGAATTGAATGTAAAGCTACAATCGGTCAGGTAGGAAACCTGGATCATGAAAACATATCAATGGGTAGCGCAGGCAGAAACAGACATTTAGGTTGGAGACCAACAGTAAGAGGTTCCGTAATGAATCCTGTAGACCATCCGCATGGTGGTGGTGAAGGTAGGTCGCCAATAGGAAGACCAGGACCTGTTACTCCTTGGGGTAAACCAACACTCGGATATAAGACTAGAAACAAGAAGAAGTCTTCAAGTAAGTTCATTGTTAAGAGAAGAAATACGAAATAG
- the rplW gene encoding 50S ribosomal protein L23, whose amino-acid sequence MNAYDIVRRPVITEKAMSEMADKKYTFIVDVNANKTEIKDAVEEIFKVKVDRVNTVRVMGKMKRMGKYEGRRPSYKKAIIKLKKDSKGIEFFEGL is encoded by the coding sequence ATGAACGCTTATGATATAGTAAGAAGACCGGTAATAACAGAAAAAGCCATGAGCGAAATGGCAGACAAGAAATACACCTTCATCGTTGATGTCAATGCGAATAAGACTGAAATAAAAGATGCTGTAGAAGAGATATTCAAGGTAAAGGTTGACAGGGTCAACACAGTTAGAGTAATGGGCAAGATGAAGAGAATGGGAAAATATGAAGGAAGAAGACCGAGCTACAAGAAAGCAATCATAAAGCTCAAAAAAGATAGCAAGGGAATCGAATTCTTCGAAGGACTGTAA